In a genomic window of Occallatibacter riparius:
- a CDS encoding MFS transporter: MLRTLFPRDRDQILVLPLVGAQLVIGTSLFLLPVLVDTLKGRAGLTGRSAGLLVSMELAVAAITTVVLSAFSSRHSVRSLAIAGATLNVFAALGTLTSSAPTVLIASRLAAGVGAGMVGAGGTCFLSRAFDKERIIAVVTLSSILDAAIWLALLPYMVDRLGYRAPYICLLIVGLIGAALLLRLPGMRYRRRKAHASMSTNTLPSLLVVAAVFLTQLGQGAFWSMEEFYGRAAGFNDHGIGVILAVSTLLLLFGAMGAAWAGERYGRFTTLFGLLFANAVAMYLASTIAVHWVYVAANVVQAITNLSCVIYQLGLSARMDRHGRTVAASTALVTLGNGIGPALAATLGVAAVATATLVLNGVALALYGIVMMRFVDESQMTPSLT; this comes from the coding sequence ATGCTCAGAACGCTCTTCCCCCGCGATCGGGATCAAATCCTTGTACTACCTCTTGTCGGCGCGCAGCTCGTCATCGGAACGAGCCTGTTCCTTCTGCCGGTGCTGGTTGACACGCTGAAGGGCCGTGCTGGACTCACAGGAAGATCAGCGGGACTGCTGGTGAGCATGGAGCTGGCGGTTGCTGCGATCACCACGGTCGTCCTCTCAGCATTCTCATCGCGGCATTCTGTGCGGTCCCTCGCCATTGCGGGCGCGACGTTGAACGTCTTTGCCGCTCTTGGAACGCTCACGTCATCCGCGCCGACGGTCCTCATCGCGTCTCGTCTTGCGGCAGGCGTTGGCGCGGGTATGGTGGGAGCGGGAGGCACGTGCTTTCTGTCGCGAGCGTTCGATAAGGAGAGGATCATTGCCGTCGTCACCCTCTCTTCCATTCTCGATGCAGCGATCTGGCTGGCTTTGCTTCCCTACATGGTTGACCGGCTGGGATATCGCGCTCCGTATATTTGCCTGCTAATTGTCGGCCTGATCGGCGCAGCGCTGCTACTGCGCCTGCCTGGAATGCGATACAGAAGGCGGAAAGCGCATGCCTCAATGTCGACGAATACGCTGCCTTCCCTGCTGGTTGTTGCGGCTGTGTTCCTCACTCAATTGGGCCAGGGGGCATTCTGGTCGATGGAGGAATTCTACGGAAGAGCTGCAGGTTTCAACGACCATGGCATCGGCGTGATTCTCGCTGTCTCCACGTTGCTTCTTTTGTTCGGCGCGATGGGAGCGGCATGGGCCGGGGAGCGCTACGGCCGATTCACAACGCTGTTCGGACTGCTTTTCGCGAATGCTGTAGCGATGTATCTGGCGTCCACGATAGCTGTGCACTGGGTCTACGTTGCGGCGAACGTAGTGCAGGCGATCACCAACCTTTCGTGCGTGATCTACCAACTGGGGCTCTCCGCTCGCATGGACCGCCACGGTCGAACCGTTGCTGCAAGCACGGCACTGGTCACACTGGGGAATGGCATCGGCCCTGCGCTGGCCGCGACTCTGGGCGTCGCCGCGGTTGCAACCGCAACCCTGGTGCTGAACGGAGTTGCTCTGGCTCTCTACGGCATTGTGATGATGCGGTTCGTAGATGAGTCGCAGATGACGCCATCGCTGACCTGA
- a CDS encoding xylulokinase, whose product MSIVSGPLAWAATDRTDEGRTGAMIAQSGEFVLAVDLGTSGCKCALVAPDGTVNSWAFRPVALHIVDQLGAEQDPEDWWNALVGAAREALSALPAQARVIAVCCSSQGECTVAVDKSGKPLHRAMLWLDMRGAQQIRRRAGSGLLSIAGYEPLRLMRWIHRTGGAPALSGKDPAAHMAFIQETRPEIYEKTYKFLNALDYLNLRLTGRFVATVDSILTSWVTDNRDIANVHYDPKLIRQSGIDADKFPEIVRCTDLLGPLTPEAAQQLGLPQSTPVVAGAVDNSAAALGAGTIVDGETHIYIGTSSWIGAHVPFKKTDLSAQIASVPCALDGRYLATALQSSAGSNLSYLSNKLLFPDDEFGTPQPADFYAVVERIVASSPPGACGLLYTPWIFGERSPVDDSSLRAGLLNLSLHHSRADLIRAVLEGIALNTRWMLSPFIRFLGHPIKQVTLVGGGATSDAWCQIFADVLGVPVRQLVSSIQVNTIGAAFIGHVGLGKMKYNDLTTITRIRRTYTPDPATRNLYDERFEEFQLAYKRLAPFYKRINSKESRPS is encoded by the coding sequence ATGAGCATAGTGTCCGGGCCCCTAGCCTGGGCTGCAACCGACCGAACCGACGAGGGAAGGACAGGAGCGATGATTGCGCAATCCGGCGAATTCGTTCTTGCGGTCGACCTCGGCACGTCGGGATGCAAGTGCGCCTTGGTTGCGCCGGACGGCACAGTCAATTCCTGGGCATTTCGACCTGTTGCGCTTCACATCGTTGATCAGCTAGGCGCCGAGCAGGATCCGGAAGACTGGTGGAACGCGCTGGTCGGCGCAGCCCGTGAGGCGCTGTCAGCTTTGCCAGCGCAGGCACGAGTTATCGCGGTCTGCTGTTCCAGTCAGGGCGAGTGCACCGTTGCCGTCGACAAATCAGGCAAGCCCCTGCATCGCGCGATGTTGTGGCTCGATATGCGCGGAGCCCAGCAGATCAGGCGCCGAGCAGGCAGCGGGCTCCTCTCCATCGCCGGATACGAGCCACTCAGACTGATGCGCTGGATTCATCGCACCGGCGGAGCGCCTGCGCTGTCCGGAAAAGACCCTGCAGCACACATGGCCTTCATTCAGGAAACGCGTCCAGAGATTTACGAGAAGACCTACAAATTCCTGAATGCTCTTGATTATCTGAATCTCCGCCTCACCGGGCGCTTCGTCGCCACCGTCGATTCCATCTTGACCTCATGGGTAACGGACAATCGCGACATTGCCAACGTCCACTACGATCCCAAGCTGATCCGTCAATCCGGAATCGACGCAGACAAATTTCCCGAGATTGTCCGCTGCACCGATCTGCTCGGCCCGCTCACGCCGGAAGCTGCGCAACAACTCGGTCTGCCGCAATCCACGCCCGTGGTCGCAGGAGCAGTCGACAACTCAGCAGCTGCCCTGGGCGCCGGCACCATCGTGGATGGCGAAACGCACATCTACATCGGCACATCCTCCTGGATCGGCGCGCACGTTCCCTTTAAGAAGACCGACCTCTCCGCGCAAATCGCATCCGTCCCTTGCGCCCTGGACGGCCGCTATCTCGCAACGGCCCTGCAATCCTCCGCCGGCTCCAACCTTTCATATCTATCGAACAAGCTGCTCTTTCCCGACGATGAGTTTGGCACTCCGCAGCCCGCGGATTTCTACGCCGTTGTCGAGCGGATCGTTGCTTCCTCCCCTCCCGGTGCGTGCGGCCTGCTCTACACGCCGTGGATCTTCGGAGAACGCAGCCCGGTCGATGACTCCAGTCTCCGCGCAGGACTGCTCAATCTGTCCCTCCACCACTCCCGCGCCGACTTGATTCGCGCGGTCCTGGAAGGAATCGCGTTGAACACGCGCTGGATGCTGTCGCCCTTCATTCGCTTCCTCGGCCACCCCATCAAGCAGGTAACACTCGTGGGTGGCGGCGCAACTTCTGATGCCTGGTGCCAGATCTTTGCCGACGTCCTTGGCGTACCTGTCCGGCAACTTGTCTCATCGATCCAGGTCAACACGATCGGTGCGGCCTTCATCGGCCATGTAGGCCTCGGAAAAATGAAGTACAACGACCTTACCACCATCACCCGAATCCGTCGCACATACACGCCAGATCCCGCGACTAGAAACCTGTACGACGAGCGGTTCGAAGAATTCCAGCTTGCTTACAAGCGCCTCGCACCCTTCTATAAGCGCATCAACTCGAAGGAGAGTCGACCATCATGA
- a CDS encoding class II aldolase/adducin family protein, producing MTFESVRRDLIAACLHLADKGYLAGTGGNVACRIDEEHFAITPSASDYYALNAADICVLRLSDLQQVAGDKRPSVEHKLHAHLLRARRDCVASIHTHQPIASAYTLLGRDLEFDLPAYRAALGPKALCVGYAPSGTAWLASKLRKSLRPDINAYFLRNHGVVCCGPSLREAAQRVDMLERACSEFFRSAIQNRQISGAEAWTREALSLLVPNPELENRP from the coding sequence ATGACCTTCGAGTCTGTTCGTCGCGATCTGATTGCCGCATGCCTGCATCTGGCCGACAAAGGCTATCTCGCCGGCACAGGAGGAAACGTTGCATGCCGCATCGATGAGGAGCACTTCGCCATCACGCCGTCTGCATCCGACTACTATGCTCTGAACGCAGCCGACATTTGCGTTCTTAGATTGAGCGATCTCCAGCAAGTCGCTGGGGACAAGCGCCCATCGGTTGAGCACAAGCTGCATGCCCATTTGCTGCGTGCGCGGCGCGACTGCGTTGCGAGCATCCACACGCACCAGCCCATCGCCAGCGCATACACATTGCTAGGCAGGGATCTGGAGTTCGATCTTCCTGCGTATCGAGCAGCCCTGGGGCCGAAGGCACTTTGCGTCGGCTATGCTCCTTCAGGTACAGCTTGGCTCGCGTCGAAGCTTCGCAAAAGCCTCCGGCCAGATATCAATGCCTATTTCCTGCGCAACCACGGCGTGGTGTGTTGCGGACCCTCGCTCCGCGAAGCAGCCCAACGAGTCGACATGCTAGAACGCGCCTGCAGCGAGTTCTTCCGCAGCGCAATCCAGAATCGACAGATCTCTGGTGCTGAAGCTTGGACTCGCGAAGCACTGAGCTTGCTTGTCCCGAACCCGGAACTGGAGAACCGACCATGA
- a CDS encoding aspartate aminotransferase family protein — MSITAPNPAIPSASSAYGISEWPDTNALYARLKELVQQPVRAIRPENMATVLRYFDEKCRRSKQLARAAADVIPGGIQHNLAFNYPFPLAMSSAKGAYFTDVDGNRYIDFLKAGGPTLLDSNNEVVRQKVHQVLDNCGPVTGVLHEYEVKLAQLVCEAMPSIEMFRMLGSGTEAVMAAIRLARAHTGRKWIIKIGGAYHGWSDQMVYGMRIPGTGRREAVGIPRQATAFIQERFPNDLDALRRTLWLNRLRGGTAAIIVEPLGPESGTRPVYRDFNRELRKLCDEFNALLIFDEVVTGFRVGMGGAQGYFGVKPDITVLGKCLTGGYPMAGGIGGSRDVMMLLAGGIGTTSKRAFVGGTLSANPLSAAAGYFSIQEMQRTHAAVHAGRAGDRLRRGLDEIIRRLNLPYVAYNQGSIVHLQTSAVMLMSMRNPIKVMREATTRKHVMEEMGAAFSAHGIITIAGSRIYTGLADTDAVIDDALNRFEDVLKLV, encoded by the coding sequence ATGAGTATCACGGCGCCGAACCCGGCTATCCCCTCCGCAAGCTCCGCATACGGCATCTCAGAGTGGCCGGACACGAATGCGCTCTACGCGCGCCTCAAGGAACTGGTTCAGCAGCCGGTCCGTGCCATCCGCCCTGAAAACATGGCGACGGTGCTCAGGTACTTCGACGAAAAATGCCGGCGCTCTAAACAGCTCGCGCGCGCCGCAGCCGACGTGATCCCTGGCGGCATCCAGCACAACCTTGCCTTCAACTATCCCTTTCCCCTCGCCATGTCCAGTGCGAAGGGCGCCTACTTCACTGATGTTGACGGCAATCGCTACATCGATTTCCTCAAAGCCGGCGGTCCCACTCTGCTGGATTCGAACAACGAAGTCGTCCGGCAAAAGGTGCACCAGGTGCTGGACAACTGCGGTCCTGTCACCGGCGTTTTGCACGAGTATGAAGTCAAGCTCGCGCAGCTCGTTTGCGAAGCAATGCCGTCCATCGAGATGTTCCGCATGCTCGGCTCCGGAACTGAAGCCGTAATGGCGGCCATTCGCCTCGCCCGCGCCCACACCGGCCGCAAATGGATCATCAAGATCGGCGGCGCCTACCACGGCTGGAGCGATCAGATGGTGTACGGCATGCGCATTCCCGGCACCGGCCGCAGAGAAGCCGTCGGCATTCCGCGCCAGGCCACCGCATTTATTCAGGAGAGGTTCCCGAACGATCTTGATGCGCTGCGCCGCACTCTGTGGCTCAATCGTCTCCGCGGTGGAACCGCGGCAATCATCGTTGAGCCCCTCGGCCCCGAGAGCGGCACGCGCCCGGTCTATCGCGATTTCAATCGCGAGCTTCGCAAGCTCTGCGATGAGTTCAATGCGTTGCTGATCTTCGACGAAGTCGTTACGGGATTCCGCGTAGGCATGGGTGGCGCGCAGGGCTACTTCGGCGTTAAGCCAGACATCACCGTGCTGGGCAAGTGCCTCACCGGTGGTTATCCAATGGCCGGCGGTATCGGTGGCAGCCGCGATGTGATGATGCTGCTCGCGGGCGGCATCGGCACCACGTCGAAGCGCGCATTTGTGGGTGGTACGCTAAGCGCCAATCCGCTGTCGGCCGCGGCTGGCTACTTCTCTATTCAGGAGATGCAGCGGACCCATGCGGCAGTTCATGCCGGGCGCGCTGGTGACCGGCTGCGCAGGGGGCTTGATGAGATCATCCGCCGTCTCAATCTGCCTTACGTCGCCTACAATCAGGGCTCCATCGTTCACCTCCAAACGTCGGCTGTAATGCTCATGAGCATGCGCAATCCCATCAAGGTCATGCGCGAAGCCACGACACGCAAGCACGTTATGGAAGAAATGGGCGCGGCATTCAGCGCTCACGGAATCATCACCATTGCTGGAAGCCGCATTTACACCGGCCTTGCTGACACCGATGCAGTCATTGACGACGCGCTGAATCGCTTTGAAGACGTTTTGAAACTCGTGTAG
- a CDS encoding class II aldolase/adducin family protein: MLLATGFDNLDDHASAVEAADAFSTEAIVALHSCIYKERPDVGSIAISSPKGARILAQSGANLPPLFDEQLRHIGPPGVARLEKVELCSQLVKDAFRRGRNAALLGAGLICLGMTCERAVFNAELFEKCAQAFVISRATGVRASIIPRWVQIVATRRLRRDQRKAAASLLNGQIPDQLSAY; encoded by the coding sequence ATGTTGTTGGCCACCGGCTTCGATAATCTGGATGACCATGCAAGCGCGGTCGAGGCGGCAGATGCATTTTCAACTGAAGCCATTGTTGCCCTGCATAGCTGCATTTACAAAGAGCGCCCAGACGTTGGCTCCATCGCTATCTCGAGCCCGAAAGGTGCGCGGATTCTCGCGCAGAGCGGCGCCAATCTCCCCCCGCTCTTTGACGAACAACTTCGCCATATCGGCCCTCCGGGCGTGGCCCGCTTGGAGAAAGTAGAACTCTGCAGCCAGTTGGTTAAAGATGCTTTTCGCCGGGGGCGCAACGCGGCTCTGCTTGGAGCGGGACTCATCTGTCTAGGCATGACCTGCGAGCGGGCCGTTTTCAACGCGGAGCTCTTCGAAAAGTGCGCTCAGGCATTTGTGATCTCCAGGGCGACAGGCGTCCGCGCGAGCATCATCCCCCGGTGGGTGCAAATCGTCGCCACTCGCCGCCTCAGGAGGGACCAGCGCAAAGCGGCCGCAAGCCTCCTGAACGGCCAAATTCCCGATCAGCTTTCCGCATATTGA
- a CDS encoding ATP-binding protein: protein MTLRAEQISNYAMEYVGRPLAVAVFFVLLALLWTFALQHIFAYPFIFLFLGAVMCSAWFGGFIAGLISAAMSTFLVEFFFMPPLYSLSVGPQYRSYLTAFIVCAIAITGVSAARKRIESAIRSSRDELEVRVEERTVELQQSNAEIREREHELRLLTEAIPQQIWRTDRTGSIEYANRDLLEYLGKSVDQLAGERFYDIIHPDDVAAVISQWDEARLSTTKLEVKARVQGADGSFRWFILRANPHFQESGALACWYGVHIDVEDQERAQQELLVSQERLSRFSRTLSMAELSAAIAHELNQPLTAILTDAHACRRWLQMQPPNLSRAEATADRIVRDSTRASQVVSRVRSLFSRTDYVREPADMNDIIREMARLLRDEAMRRKIGITLQLSDPLPSVSIDRVQIQQLLLNLAVNGMEAMAAGASIPFLEISTTVSAETEIQVTVRDHGAGLNEESRAHMFEPFFTTKQGGTGMGLAICRSIIEEHDGSIWAESLGDGTAIHFTLRTTA, encoded by the coding sequence ATGACCCTCCGCGCTGAGCAGATCTCCAATTATGCAATGGAGTACGTGGGGCGACCGCTTGCTGTCGCGGTCTTCTTTGTGCTGCTCGCGCTCCTGTGGACCTTCGCACTTCAACACATCTTCGCCTATCCATTCATCTTTTTATTTCTTGGCGCGGTCATGTGCAGCGCATGGTTCGGCGGATTCATCGCAGGACTCATCTCCGCCGCCATGTCCACCTTCCTGGTCGAGTTCTTCTTCATGCCGCCGCTGTATTCACTCTCGGTCGGCCCCCAATATCGCAGCTATCTCACCGCGTTCATTGTCTGTGCCATCGCCATCACAGGCGTCAGTGCGGCGCGTAAGCGCATCGAGTCGGCGATTCGATCGTCGCGCGATGAACTCGAAGTCCGCGTCGAAGAGCGCACCGTGGAATTGCAGCAGTCCAATGCCGAAATAAGGGAACGCGAGCACGAGTTGCGGCTCCTGACCGAAGCAATCCCCCAGCAGATTTGGCGAACCGACAGGACTGGTTCCATCGAGTATGCAAACCGTGATCTCCTCGAGTATCTCGGCAAGTCAGTCGATCAACTTGCAGGGGAGAGGTTCTACGACATCATTCACCCTGATGATGTGGCTGCGGTGATAAGTCAGTGGGATGAAGCTCGGCTCTCTACCACGAAGCTCGAAGTGAAAGCCCGCGTCCAAGGCGCGGATGGATCTTTCCGATGGTTCATTCTCCGCGCCAATCCTCACTTCCAGGAGTCCGGAGCCCTCGCTTGTTGGTACGGGGTGCACATTGACGTTGAGGATCAGGAACGAGCCCAGCAGGAGCTTCTCGTCTCTCAGGAGCGGCTATCCCGCTTCTCGCGCACACTGAGCATGGCTGAGTTGTCCGCCGCGATCGCCCACGAACTCAATCAGCCTCTCACGGCAATTCTCACCGATGCGCACGCGTGCCGAAGATGGCTCCAGATGCAACCGCCCAATTTGAGTCGCGCCGAAGCCACCGCAGATCGGATCGTGCGCGACAGCACAAGAGCCAGCCAGGTTGTGAGTCGCGTGCGCTCGCTCTTCAGCAGAACCGATTATGTCCGCGAGCCAGCCGATATGAATGACATCATCCGCGAAATGGCTCGTCTGCTGCGAGACGAAGCCATGCGGCGGAAAATCGGTATCACTCTGCAGCTTTCAGATCCCCTGCCCTCCGTCAGCATTGATCGTGTTCAGATTCAGCAACTGCTCCTGAACCTTGCCGTGAATGGAATGGAGGCGATGGCGGCAGGTGCATCGATCCCGTTCCTGGAGATTTCCACCACCGTGTCAGCAGAAACGGAAATCCAGGTGACGGTCAGAGATCATGGGGCCGGCTTGAACGAGGAGAGCCGAGCGCACATGTTTGAACCGTTCTTCACCACCAAGCAGGGAGGCACAGGCATGGGTCTCGCAATCTGCCGTAGCATCATTGAAGAACACGACGGCAGCATCTGGGCGGAATCCCTCGGCGACGGCACAGCAATCCACTTCACACTGAGGACAACCGCGTGA
- a CDS encoding response regulator transcription factor, translating into MTDPGLQPLLQTVYLVEDDAAVREALCDLLESAGMRVERFASAEELLASLHADMPGCLVADVRLPGLSGMELQAKLAETGLTIPIIIMTAHGDIPMVRKALKAGAVEFLTKPFQDSELLQAIDQAFAVDRARRQAEGIMRSLAARYDSLSARERQVMELVTDGMMNKEIADEISLSIVTVKLYRKQVMEKMQADSLADLVKMRQKLESLEK; encoded by the coding sequence GTGACCGACCCTGGCCTCCAGCCGCTGCTCCAGACCGTGTATCTGGTCGAAGATGATGCGGCCGTGCGAGAAGCCCTCTGCGATCTGCTCGAATCTGCTGGCATGCGAGTGGAGCGCTTCGCATCGGCGGAAGAACTCCTCGCCTCGTTGCATGCGGACATGCCCGGCTGCCTGGTCGCCGATGTGCGTCTGCCCGGGCTCAGCGGAATGGAACTGCAGGCGAAACTCGCCGAAACAGGACTGACCATTCCCATCATCATCATGACCGCCCACGGCGATATTCCCATGGTTCGCAAAGCGCTCAAGGCCGGTGCTGTCGAGTTCCTCACAAAGCCATTTCAAGACAGCGAACTGCTCCAGGCAATCGACCAGGCATTCGCCGTCGACAGAGCGCGACGTCAGGCAGAAGGCATCATGCGCTCTCTTGCCGCACGCTACGACAGCCTCTCCGCACGCGAGCGCCAGGTAATGGAGCTCGTCACCGACGGCATGATGAACAAGGAAATTGCCGACGAGATCAGCCTGAGCATCGTCACCGTAAAGCTATATCGAAAGCAGGTTATGGAAAAAATGCAGGCCGATTCTCTCGCAGATCTCGTGAAAATGCGCCAGAAGCTCGAGTCCCTGGAGAAATAA
- a CDS encoding sensor histidine kinase → MVSSIASPPATPTPVEKIADALQHVNPLQGMPFEDRLWLAQHGEEVVASPGDVLFEETTPADRMMMILKGEIHVHRSRSGTIPIFIGRTGQMTGLLPYSRMKTFGGHGVAATKVWALIVHKSLFPQMLEAIPSMSQRVVSTLLDRVREVTRIEQQAEKLTALGKLAGNLAHELNNPASAAQRAASGLMTELRANRRNRFKLVNLCLTEEQTRAVEEWEHNIFEREPVEHRDAGELIQHEEALRKWLNALPCEDAWDLAPNLAEHGVTIAELDKLHTILEANGTCVTLQYFARYLRSTRSVETLIASTARIFDLISAIKTYSNMDRAAILDVDVPAGLDATVQMLQSRMRNVTVERDYQANVPLISAYGAELNQVWTALIENALDAMAEVSGPRTLKLVCRVEGELLLVEICDNGPGIPPELQDRVFEPFFTTKPPGHALGLGLDHAMRVVRKHRGYLEVRSEPGNTRFRVRLPLNQFEAY, encoded by the coding sequence ATGGTCTCGTCCATTGCTTCTCCGCCTGCCACCCCTACCCCTGTCGAAAAGATTGCGGACGCGCTTCAGCATGTCAATCCACTGCAGGGGATGCCGTTTGAAGACCGCTTGTGGCTGGCACAGCACGGCGAAGAGGTCGTTGCGTCTCCTGGCGACGTGCTGTTCGAGGAGACGACCCCGGCCGACCGGATGATGATGATCCTGAAGGGCGAGATTCATGTGCATCGGTCGCGCAGCGGAACGATACCGATTTTCATCGGGCGCACGGGACAGATGACGGGATTGCTGCCGTACTCGCGGATGAAGACGTTCGGCGGGCACGGCGTGGCGGCGACCAAGGTTTGGGCGCTGATCGTGCACAAATCGCTCTTTCCGCAGATGCTGGAAGCGATTCCGAGCATGTCGCAGCGCGTGGTTTCGACGCTACTGGACAGGGTGCGCGAAGTGACGCGCATTGAGCAGCAGGCGGAGAAGCTGACCGCCCTGGGTAAGCTGGCGGGAAACCTGGCGCACGAGTTGAACAATCCGGCGTCAGCGGCGCAGAGAGCGGCTTCGGGTCTGATGACGGAGTTGCGCGCCAATCGGCGGAACCGGTTCAAGCTGGTGAATCTGTGCCTGACGGAAGAACAGACGCGCGCGGTGGAGGAGTGGGAACACAACATCTTCGAGCGCGAGCCGGTGGAACACCGCGACGCGGGCGAGCTGATTCAGCATGAGGAAGCGCTGCGGAAGTGGCTGAACGCTCTGCCCTGCGAAGATGCATGGGACCTCGCGCCCAACCTGGCTGAGCATGGGGTCACGATCGCTGAGCTCGATAAGTTGCATACGATTCTGGAAGCGAACGGGACGTGCGTGACGCTGCAGTATTTTGCGCGCTACCTCAGGTCGACGAGGTCAGTGGAAACTCTGATTGCATCGACGGCGCGGATCTTTGATTTGATCAGCGCGATCAAGACGTATTCGAACATGGACCGCGCGGCGATTCTGGATGTGGATGTGCCGGCGGGGCTGGATGCCACGGTGCAGATGCTGCAGTCGCGCATGCGCAACGTGACGGTGGAGCGCGATTACCAGGCGAATGTGCCATTGATCAGCGCGTATGGCGCGGAACTGAACCAGGTTTGGACGGCGCTGATTGAGAACGCGCTGGATGCGATGGCCGAGGTGAGTGGCCCGCGAACGCTGAAACTGGTTTGCAGGGTTGAGGGCGAGCTGTTGCTGGTGGAGATCTGCGACAACGGGCCGGGGATTCCTCCGGAGTTGCAGGACCGGGTGTTCGAGCCGTTCTTCACGACCAAGCCGCCGGGACATGCGCTGGGGCTGGGCCTTGATCACGCGATGCGCGTGGTGCGGAAGCACCGTGGGTATCTGGAGGTACGCTCGGAGCCGGGAAATACGCGGTTCCGCGTGCGGCTGCCGCTGAATCAGTTCGAGGCGTACTGA